A stretch of the Rosa rugosa chromosome 5, drRosRugo1.1, whole genome shotgun sequence genome encodes the following:
- the LOC133711950 gene encoding uncharacterized protein LOC133711950: protein MRRAIDEGIARRMELEQSLVVEEARRQEAEDEIAPLKESNLELTGKLQRAEDGLKAVDQVRARVSEAKERLQELERQVRDRDAKLELRAAALESLAPFPDRVVELEGQVGTLRREVDRLRDVELEAGEREAEMERLRNELAEQQTQASSFAEDSIRLRAAAETHFNKLQKAKRDGADKEVDFYLLSDHFQERMNKAFLDGALHSIRDGITAGWIDQEKMVRDMQAKKEARSQASAASGERGAGIVIREQAVPEHVSGQADDREAKGITGEREACVSTEGEVRGEDVGERGGAGE, encoded by the coding sequence ATGAGGCGAGCAATTGATGAAGGGATCGCGAGGAGGATGGAGTTGGAGCAATCACTTGTAGTGGAAGAGGCTCGTCGCCAGGAGGCCGAGGATGAGATCGCTCCACTGAAGGAGTCCAACTTGGAGCTGACCGGGAAGCTACAACGGGCGGAGGATGGCCTGAAGGCGGTGGATCAGGTTAGGGCCCGGGTTAGTGAGGCTAAAGAGCGCCTGCAAGAGTTAGAAAGGCAAGTCCGGGATCGCGATGCCAAGTTGGAGCTTCGCGCCGCTGCCCTGGAGAGTTTGGCACCTTTTCCTGATCGCGTAGTGGAATTGGAGGGGCAGGTTGGTACTTTGCGAAGGGAAGTTGACCGTTTACGAGACGTTGAGCTCGAGGCGGGCGAGAGGGAGGCGGAGATGGAGCGACTGAGGAATGAGTTAGCTGAGCAGCAGACTCAGGCCAGTAGCTTTGCCGAGGACAGCATACGCTTGCGCGCCGCCGCTGAGACACATTTTAACAAACTCCAGAAGGCTAAGCGGGATGGCGCAGATAAGGAGGTGGACTTCTATCTCCTGTCGGACCATTTTCAAGAGAGGATGAACAAGGCCTTCTTGGATGGAGCCCTGCATTCGATCCGAGATGGTATCACTGCCGGTTGGATTGATCAGGAGAAGATGGTTCGGGATATGCAGGCCAAGAAGGAGGCGAGATCGCAGGCCAGTGCCGCAAGTGGCGAGCGAGGTGCTGGGATTGTGATTCGGGAGCAGGCTGTGCCGGAGCATGTGTCGGGCCAGGCTGACGATCGCGAGGCAAAGGGCATTACTGGTGAGCGGGAGGCTTGCGTGAGTACCGAGGGTGAGGTGCGAGGTGAAGATGTTGGGGAGCGAGGTGGGGCGGGGGAGTGA